In the genome of Yersinia enterocolitica, the window CTAACAGGCTATTTGTTAAATATAGGCAATAGTAAGGGTAAGCCGCCTCTGTTACTACGACCACTCGCTGCTTTGCTGGCATACTTCGGCATTCATGGTTTTGGGCAAACTAACTGTGCTTCTTGTGCCACCGCCGTGGCTGAAACATTTGAGAAGAATACGGTTTATCTTGCAATACCCGAACTGAGAGGTGGGGATGTCAAAGGGAATATGGGGTTGCTAGATAAGAGTGCTAAGTCTGTTGATGAACTGTTGACTCAGCTACAGCAATATCAACCCACTGACGAGTTAAATGGTGTCCTTGTGATTCATCGGCCAGCTATGTTGCGCATGTTACCGGGGGCGACACAAGGGCATGCCTGTAATGTGATTAAATTTAAAGGCAGTAATATTATTCATTTTTTTTGTCTATCCCAGTTTAAAATGTCACCCTGATTTCCCATTTTTGAATGTCACTTTTTATCCAAATTCTGAAGAGAAAAGGGCAGTCAGGTCATCTTTTCAGACTGGGTTTGAACAGGGGCGGGTCGGCAAGTACCGGGTTCATTGCCCTCAGTTGTTCCTGAACCTGAGCACGCCTTTTAGGCATATGTTGGCTGCGATTTCTTTTCCCCGCTGTCTCGAGTTCGTCCTGCTTTTCCTGCGCTAATTTCAGAACTGCCCCCAGTCGCTTGTTGTCCACAATGCGGCCCTGATCGATACAGGCCAGCTTGTCGAATACCTGATACTTCAGCGTTCTGTTGCCATAGCGGAACGCCAGCGTGCCGTCCGGATAGTCAAAAGCCAGGATTTTCTCACCCGCAATATGCGCATTTTCCCCCGAGGGTTCAACAAGATAAAGCATCTTATCATATTGAAAGGTCAACGATTTTGAGAGCGTACGCAGCGTCTGCCAGGCAAAAATATCATCCAGCTCTGAGCGGTTCTCGCTGACAGGTCGATGGAGGTCTTTCGGGTAGGTTGCGGGTCTGGCGAATCGACGATTAAAGTCGCGAATAAAAACGTCCAGCCACGCATTGGCCGCGTCAATGCCACTGATGTTTTCCAGCCGCATCTCCTTAATCAGCCGATCCTGCAGCGTCAGGTTGGCACGCTCGACGCGCCCCTTAGCCTGGCTGCTGTTAGCACATATCAGTTCAATATTGAGATCATGCAACGCACGTCCGAACTGAGTCATGCCGGTCCGACGAGTCTCAGCCTGGCTGACTCTGAACACAGCATGCTTGTCGCTATAAAACGCCACCGGCTTGCCGTGTTTATCCACGTACTCGCGCGTTGCCAGCATGTAGTCGAAGGCTGATTCGCTCTGACAAAATCGCAGATGCATCAGGCGACCGGTGGCATCATCGATGTAAACCAACAGGCAGCACTTGGAGGCACGTCCTTCAAACCAGTCGTGGTGTGAACCGTCGATTTGAATGAGTTCACCCAAACAGTCGCGTCGATAACGGGGCTGATAAACTCGCGGTCGCCGATGGGCATGCGGCACCCAGAGACCGTCGGCAGTCATCCAGCAGCGCAACGTCTCGACAGAAACGGAAATCCCATGGCGCTCCTGAAGCTTTTCTGCGGCAAGTGTGGGCCCGAAACCGACGTAATTTTCACGTAGCAGCGTCAGTATCCGATGGCGCAGTGCAATATCAATGCGATGAGTTCCGGGCAAACCGCGACGGCTGTTCGTCAGCCCGGCAGCACCGGATTCCCTGAAGCGGTTCATCAGACGTTGTACCTGACGTTCTGTGAGATCCAACTGAGAGGCGGCATCACGGCGACGCAGGCGCTTTTCAACAACGGCCTGGATCACCGGCAAGCGGTGAAGTTCTTTATTGGACATGGTTACCAGCATCAGAAGAGATCTCCCAGAAAGGTGGAAAATGCGCCGTATCTGGGTGACATTATAAACTAGCTAAAAAGTGACATTATCAAATGGGACTTACATTTTTGATGCGCAGAAAAAGACTTATGTTGAATGTCACCTTAATAATATTGCAGGAAAAAGCGCGGAAATAAGCAAATTTCTTGGCCCAATTGGCACTGACGGAATTGATTTATATAAAAAAGAGTTTCATGAAAATTTTAATAAAAAAGCCGGAGCATCATCTGCCCCAGCTTAATCAGTAACTTAGAACCTGAATTAGGCTTTTTTAGCTTTCGCTGCTGCTTTCACGATAACCGCGAAAGCATCCGCTTTCAGTGATGCACCGCCAACCAGTGCGCCATCGATATCAGGCTGGGTGAACAGCTCTGCTGCGTTTTTGTCGTTAACAGAACCGCCGTACTGAATGATAACTTGTGCTGCAACCGCGGCATCTTGTTTCGCGATATGGTCACGG includes:
- a CDS encoding ISNCY family transposase, coding for MSNKELHRLPVIQAVVEKRLRRRDAASQLDLTERQVQRLMNRFRESGAAGLTNSRRGLPGTHRIDIALRHRILTLLRENYVGFGPTLAAEKLQERHGISVSVETLRCWMTADGLWVPHAHRRPRVYQPRYRRDCLGELIQIDGSHHDWFEGRASKCCLLVYIDDATGRLMHLRFCQSESAFDYMLATREYVDKHGKPVAFYSDKHAVFRVSQAETRRTGMTQFGRALHDLNIELICANSSQAKGRVERANLTLQDRLIKEMRLENISGIDAANAWLDVFIRDFNRRFARPATYPKDLHRPVSENRSELDDIFAWQTLRTLSKSLTFQYDKMLYLVEPSGENAHIAGEKILAFDYPDGTLAFRYGNRTLKYQVFDKLACIDQGRIVDNKRLGAVLKLAQEKQDELETAGKRNRSQHMPKRRAQVQEQLRAMNPVLADPPLFKPSLKR